Genomic segment of Mercurialis annua linkage group LG6, ddMerAnnu1.2, whole genome shotgun sequence:
TTAATACAGTGCATCTCacttaaaaaaatgtcaaaaaaaccATAAACGTGAAActtaatatagaaaaataataatttaattttaattctgaATGTATTCATTTTATATACAGACGGGCCAGTTTAGATACAGTTTATAATATGTGACATATAAATCCGTACAATCTGTTTTGAGTTACATAATGTGTTATATCATGTATATGGTATTATCAAACACTTTACCAattatacaaaattataaatattatttaattatttatatataatacataatttatttaatttaaaaaactcataacatatgaaatttttaatgtcttttatttttaaataaatattcttgaaataattaaattctttcattaagtatttttataaagaaaaatttgtattttttaaatgtgaTTAAGGACTTGGATAGTTTGATTTAATCtcattttttaatgattaatttttttatttatcgaGTAATTATTAGGTATAATAAACTCCGCAAATTAATACAGTGCATCTCACTTAAAAAggaatgtcaaaaaaaatcataaaagtaaaacttaatatagaaaaataataaatttaattttagttttgaatgtaTTCATTTTACATACAGACTGGCCAGTTTAGATACAGTTTATAATATGTGACATATAAATCCGTACAATCTGTTTTGAGTTATATATTGTGTTATATCATGTATATCGTATTATCAAACACTTTATCAATTGTACAAAATTGTaaacattatttaattatttatataaaatatataaattatttaatttaaaaacccataacatatgaaaattttaatgtcttttattttttaataaatattcttgaaataattaaattctttcattaagtatttttataaagaaaaatttgtattttttaaatgtgaTTAAGGACTTGGATAGTTTGATTTAATctcatttttaatgatttttttttatttaacgagtaattattaggtattataAACTCCGCAAATTAATACAGTGCATCTCACTTAATAAagaatgtcaaaaaaaaaatcataaacgtGAAACttaatatagaaaataataaatttaattttaattttgaatgtaTTCATTTTATATACAGACTGGCCAGTTTAGATACAGTTTATAGTATGTGACATATAAATCCGTATAATCTGTTTTAGTTACATATTGTATTATATCATGTATATGGTATTATCAAATACTTTACCAATTGTACAAAATTGTaaacattatttaattatttatataaaatacataatttatttaatttaaaaaacccataacatatgaaatttttaatgtcttttgttttttaataaatattcttgaaataattaaattctttcattaagtatttttataaagaaaaatttgtatttttcaaatGTGATTAAGGACTTGGATAGTTTGATTTAAtcccattaatttttttaatgattaatttttttatttaatgagtAATTATTAGGTATAATAAACTCCGCAAATTAATACAGTGCATCTCACATAAAAAggaatgtaaaaaaaaaatcataaacgtGAAActtaatatagaaaaataataaattaatttaaattttgaatgtaTTCATTTTATATACAGACTGGCCAATTTAGATACAGTTTATAATATGTGACATATAAATCCGTACAATCTGTTTTGAGTTACATATTGTGTTATATCATGTATATGGTATTATCAAACACTTTACCAATTGtacaaaattgaaaatattatttaattatttatataaaatacataatttatttaatttaaaaaagacataacaaatgaatttttaatgtcttttatttttaattagtttcgcattacgtgctatgcacgtggctcgtaacataactcgtgaatgaacatattagtaaattcagtataattatatcaattttttatttataattaatattaaattagttaagaatttttgtaaaagtaaatattatatattcggttattaaatttttttccatacttaatttattttgattttgattttataataaccataattaaataagtaacttaattttattaataatatctttaaaaataataaaatagaaatttaaataataatatattgactaaatacagttttttaattttgtagttcaatcaaactaaaatatagGTATTCCtaataatttggagacaatttaattattttttacatactaaaaactaaattggagataatttagctacttattctaattagaactttaactacaatagtgattaattaaataattaattagttaatgactataaaatttttatttagtagtaaactgaaaaggattattcagtagatttgcctgtccccccctccatccgtgcttttatatatagtatagatatatttTCGAAACAATTAAATTCTTTCAttgagtatttttataaaaaaaaattatatttttcaattgtgaTTAAGGATTTGATTAGTTTTATTTAGTCTCatgaatatttttaataattatttctttttatttaacgAGTAAATCATAATGTATAATAAACTCCGGAAATTTATACAGTGTATCTCATTTAAAAAGGAATgtcaaaataaatcataaacgTGAAACTTAAtacagaaaaataataaatttaaatttaatcgtCGACGTATTCATTTCATACACAAACTGGTCAGTTTAGACAGTTTACAACATATGATGCATAAATCTGTGCAATCCGTTTTATCTACATATTGTACCATATCATGTATATGGTACTAATATTACTCGAACATTTTATCAAAAGTGACAAATTGTtacagaaataaataaaatatgttttattatgttcacgtaaatatattaaatatattaagttTATGTTGTCCGTATTTCAtacatttaataaataaaatatatcgtaTTGCTATTATTTATATGGATCATATATATTCAATCAAGTGGATTAAACAGATCATCGAATTGACAtgcttaatttatttaatttttgtatcaTGTTTATATTGATACAACTCGCAAATGATCTGAATACAGattaattttaatctttataATTTAGTGGATTGACATATTAGGCCGTCTTCATTTCGCATGCAAAATGTTTTAAGCAGCACTCTATTTTACATTCTATTTTAATGTACTTCGATTTTCACTCcataaatggtgtaattttatTGTTGGAGATGAAAAATAGTGTAATCCTATTttacttttaactttttattataaatattattattaaaatttgttaatttttatttcaatacacttcaaataattaatgttcaatttgtttggaAGTTTTAATATATAACATTAAACAAAATAGATTTGTATAATCTATTCAACAATTTAAAGTACACACAACATATGCATTTTAATgtattctattatttaataaatatatttattttatatttttaaaatataatgtttttaataatttaaaaatatatgaacttATGTAGATTAtatgttattaaaattaataatataatttattataaataaatatataaatgtattttataaatattaaataaattatgaaaaaggGTCATCCATATTTATATGGTTTAGAGGCAAGATCAAGCGCGTTCTTAACGTTCAGAAAGGTTCAATTGTGCTCTCAACGTTTAGAATTTTGAACAAGCAGGTCTATCAGTTTGACACCATTTTTGACTCTGTTACTTCAGTCCTACGtcgatatttttttattgttgccATTGATGACATGGCTTTCCCTTAgctaaaaaaatgtcaaaatcaaatgaattcttAACGTTCgaaaaaattaagataatgccaccaatattttaaattttgaacaaGCAGGCCTCCAAATTTAACACCAACTCCATTACTTCAATCCTCCGTGGCTATTCTTTTGTTATTGTCATTATTGACATGACTTTTAATTGATGTCATGATTTTTATAAGAGTCATCTTCTTCTAGTCTAAGTCTTAAGTCCCAAATTTTCTACCAAATTCCTAAATCCCAAACTCCTCAAATTCTAAAAAGTAAATTGAGTTGTAATTCAACATATGCTCTTATCGTCGTCTCCTTCAGCAAGCATACGCAAAAAAATAACAATGTCGAATACACCTATAAAGGTCTCATCATGTGGAATAAATGCTCTGTAAATCGTATTAAACCGAGGTATCTTGGACCTAAAGAAACCATGGACGAAGGTTCTATAGCCGCCAAAGTTACAAGATAAGGTATTTCTCTTAGTTAAATTTAGTTATACAATGCTTTGTTATGcaaaaatagctaaataggaTTGAAATAACGGAATTAGAGACGGTGTCAAATTAGAGGGCATGTTTGTTCAAAATTTTAAACGCTGGGGACACAACTGAATCTTCCGAGACGTTGGAGACTCACTTGATCTTAGCCTCAAACCATAAGAACATGGATGACCCTTTTTTCCTAATGTAAAAACCATGTCAGTTGAGGCACAGTTAAATCTGTTCGAACGTTGAGCGCTCATTTGATTATGATCCCAAATCATAAGAGTACGGATGACCCTTTTCCATAATTTATTAGTATAATGTACAAAACTTAAATAACATCTGAAAAAGTATATTGAGAATATTGGTTTAAAATAATCCACCGTCCATGTTTTAGGGCCTCTGATCAGTAAAGTCTATAAGTTTCATTTTTGATCGTAAAACCCCCTAAACTTcgatttaaaaatcatgaacaTCCTTTTAGCCAAAAGAAATgatcaaaatacccctaattagcatgtaattaaaaaaaggaaaaaaaacctAAACCAATTCAACCCAACACAATAAAACTTAAAACCACCTAACAAAATCTAAACCATCTAACAAAACTTAAAATCAACACCTACCCACCGGCTGCCACACACCCACCAAAAAACCACCTCCATTATTTCTGATATTCGCCACCATCCCCCATTCGATCACCTAGTGTCATCTTAGGTGAGAAGACGAACCACCTGAGAAGACAAGCCAGCGTGCGAGTGGATGGGCAATGGCTGGGGCGACGGTGGGTGGGTGAGGTGCGGTGGAGCGCGGCAATTGGATTGAGTGGGTAAATGGGTAGCGGTTAGATAATCGAGTGTAACTTTAGATTTGGTTTGGTTggattagattttttattttttaattaaggatgttttagtcattttttgaCAAAAAGAACATTCGTGATTTTGAAATCGAAATTCAAGAGATTTTATGGTCAAAAATGAAACTTAGGAACTTTAGTGAACGGAGGTCCTAAAGTTAGGGACAATGGATAATTTTAAACCGAGAATATTTGTTTAATATAGAaaaggtctaattacttaaaaaccactcaccttataactttttttcatttataccatgacctaggaaaattttcaattgtaccctatttttgatttttatgtttcgtttgtaccccaaaaatattttttttgataatttaattaatttaaagatgaaaatattgaaaacaagatatataaatgattaacattaacgttttattagaatataagttaaaaataaaggactaatttaaacttttttttaaaaaaaaataggtcaattcaactcattatggtagagatgaaaaatagagtacaattgaaattttttttagatcatgatataaatgaaaaaatattataaggtgggtggttttaaGTAATTCGGCCTATTTTCTATAAAGTAAACTGTGGAAGAAAAAACAATTTTGATGTAAAACTTAATACTATTTGGGCGAAAACTCTTGAAGCTGCCACTGGCGTATCCTTTTTGACACTGCTACGATCACTGATTCTAATCATATAATTACATAATTGTTGGATTAGTTTAATAGAAGATGGAGAGTGTTAATCAACGGTTGGAATTGCAGATCAGACAATAATTGACCATTTGGTGCATAACAACTCAGTTTAGTGGAAGAGTAGGTCCCATATAAAATGGAAGTATTATAAGAAAAGTATTTAGATATTTAGATCCGACGGTGGataaaatctttaaaatatatGATGGTCCAATCAGGAATCATGTTTAACTTTTGTACGGTGGTTCTGCTGCACAGTGAGTTAGGTACATACAGTTGGTTAAGAATTTAGCAGTCATTGCAGTAGCATttgtattttattgtttttcaaataataCCACCAAGCAGCAATAATAACATCAATTTCTTTTTAAGGCCCCAGACTTtagtaatataaaatttaatctataatttaattttttttataatcttacaattataatttaattattataaaaatataattataatttaaaattgaatagaaGTGTGTGAAAAGATAATggaattatatttaaaatttcaagtAAATGGTTTTAtactgttatttttaaaaatacataataaagataatatttactgaaataatctaaataaacaaacaactaacTTGTTTTAATACATCATTTCTTACAAATTTTAATCTTATTCTAGTGCACCTTCAACTATAGTGTACACTATTTAATTGAACAAGTAAAACAATCTTAAATACAAATGATACAGGTTAATTATAAATGTAATATTGAGAATAATCTgtcaatataattttatagataaaaataatttaaaattatggaatataaagaaaataagattttaacttagtaaattgtattaattttatttaaatatacaaaacgtaatattagttaaatttatactaattcaaactaattataaatttaaattttgattatatttaaattatatattttatttataaatgtatagtgatttatttatatttattttcgcATAATTTAGATAGATCCAAAAGAAAAAAGCACGTCAtgaatgaatttaatttaattttacatcCCTTCTACAATTGTTTCTGGCTAATTATATGCATTATAGTTACTACAATTTAATGTAATAAACTATAATCTccctaaaaaaatattaatcacaTTTAAAGTTCATCATGGAAGTGGTCATCATCACCATACAAATCAACATTGTCATACACAGTGGTGTAGAATGTATGTTCATGATCCAGCATCTCCTCAAGGCTTAAATAACCATCTCCATTATCATCAGCctgaatcaaaaaaataaattcagttttgttcaatttattttaaaataaaataaattttagaagatagtttttttttttaattttaaatcaaactcAATTTCAAGAGTGAATAAGTAAAGTTTAATTAATAactcaaatcaaattaaaatttagagaaCTTCgaaaaaaagttagaaaatatTAGGGATAATTgcaaaaacaaatgcaaaatttagtatgttttgtaattttaaagtgactttttaattttataacaatttaaacacGGACTATCAAATTTTTACACAAACATTAAATAATCTTTTGATAAAACATCAAAAAGTGGATAGCGGAAGGGTAAATATTATGTTGTCAACATCAactgtttttcttttattaaaaagattACCCAGaattatgaattatataaaaaaatatttaagttgtcaaatttaaaagttcacattaaaattataaaacacgttaaaatttcatttattatttgtaGAAACTGAATATTCATACCTGTTGGATCAAATAGCTAGCATAATATCTAGCATATGATAATTCTCCAGGCTTGAGGTAACTAAGCATGGGTAATAATTCCTTCACATCTAAAAATCTGAACCaagaaaaaaattgagtttatgatcaaaataattttcaagagtatttttttaataaattttgtctTTGTTCATTGGTATAAAGAGCCAATTAACATTATAACATATTATAAATTATGtgtgaaaaattatttaattaaactatGTTGTCAACATTATTTTAagatattcattaaaaaaaacattattttaagATGTGTAATAATATCTTACTCATCCTTATTGGTATCAAGAGCTTCAAACTTTTCTTCAGGAGTTGAAAGATTATTTTTAATGGCTTCAAATTCTCCATAAATCTTGTAAACACTGTAAACATGGGTCGAGAATTCTGCAAAATTGATCTGCTTATCTCCATCATCGTCTAGCAACctgagttttattttattagagaaaactattttcaatttgatattGTATGCTAAACTATAGGtagttattttcttttaattgtaaaaataaatttggcaaaataaataaatacatccATTGACATTGATAAATATATCATCAATAGAAAAAATTATGTCAGTTTAGTCgagtaattttcaatttcatgtCAATTCTATCCAAACAACAAACTAAAAAGATATATGATATAGTTGATAGctataaaatacattttaatatgaaaattaatcatatttggaaaaaaaaaattacaaattttaacataataagataaaaaactTGCATGAAAAATTATATCGTTAATGTTTTGATAAAGTTGGatagattatttaaaaaaaattatgagtttttttataattatgaaatggtTAGTCAACGAATAATATGGATTAAAATATATTGTATTTTATCAAGTAGATAATTTATCCTTCTTATTACTTACTTAGAAATACCCgacacaaattataaaatattgcaCAATATTATTTTTGGCCGCGGAGGGGGGCGACGGCCCAACTCCGCGCCCGCTCTCTCCGTCCCTATGTATTACTACAAGGAACTAATGAATACCTgattttttctttcaatatcCACTTCTGAATTTCTTCATTGCTGCTATCTTCAGGATGTAAAAAGCtgtaatttaaaacaatactaATCAgaattttcaagaaaaataaGTCTAAAATGCACAATctatgagaaaaataaaaataataataatatagactTACTCATTAAATTCATCAGTGTCAAGAAAATCATCTTGATCAACATCTGCATTTTTGAATTGTATCATCCACCATCCAGCCTCACCATGTGCCACTGAATTTTTCTCTacatatttttcaaattcatttttttagcttCTATCCAATAAGGGAAAACcgcaaaaatataataaatagagaAACAGGCTACAATTTATAGTCTGATTTGCATCCTTTCAAGAAAGATTATACATTTCAGATAATATAATGTTcttagaaaaaaaaactaatttatatgttgcggttttaattaattttcttgaCTAATTATTCtcgattttaattatttgttgtAGCTGTATCACAACCGCTCAGAATCGATTTAAAGATTATTTACCTAGCTACAATCGGTGCATGAGGCATGTGCAATTGTAGTTTGTTTTTAggcaaaattaatttatctacCCGTAATTATAGCCgatctattaattttattataatttttacttatgTTATCATATTTTCGTcctttatcaaatatatttgaGATATATAATAGTGTGCCACATCACCAAGCagattttgaatatatttggcCTTGTTAAAATAATGATTATATacatgataaaattttaaaattatgatgtATTTATCATAAAGTATggatatataaatagtttgccTTACTTACTTTTATCTAGAATGTAAAGAACAACCAATTTTGGGTGTCACATTTTCAGGGtcatataaaattcattttactttaatttaatcAGAAaactttaatttagtttaatttagaaGACAAatctcaaaattataaataatgaaaagttttttagtgattttaggaCAAATTGGGCAAGTGTCGACTAGATCATGTTACATCATACTtcatcttaaattttttatgaattttaaatttttacattctctaaacttttatttacaTAATTCTGCAAAAACAATTGttgctatatttttttttgccggaatTGTTGCTATATGATGCGACAAGATTTGGTAGACACATAGATGCAATTTGACTTAAAATCACTAAAACACTTTTTGTTGGTTGTAATTTTGAAGTTCAATAACTaaactaaaacaaattaaaatatcgtGACCAAAATAAAATAGCACAAAAATTTAATGACCTCAAAAAGTTCACACCCATAATTTTCAAAGTTTAAAagaacaagaaaagaaaaggatagcaaaatcatactaaaaactaacttgaaacaattaaaaattaccTATGTGCTCCTTGGAAAATTGAGGAAAATATTCAGAAAAACTAATATTTCCGTCATCATCTTTATCATGCAATTCCATTTCTTTTTCTGTTCTATAAATCAAGCGTTCAACAGCTTGTTCCTTGTTCCAATTCTGTAGCTCCTCAAAATTTACCTTTCCATCCTTTGGTGCATTGTCTATAAATGGGAATAAAAACATCAATCTTCGGGTCATATTTAATGCCCCGTCATCACTTACATATTCATGGGCATCTCCGGCAGCCTCAACGACAACGTTCGTATCAATCCTATGGCCAGGATCACCTTGTTCGGACAATCCTTTTGCCTCGGCCACTCTATGAATTGTTACGACTAAAGGATCAAATGTCGGAATCGGAAAAGGGTTTCCAAGACGACGGTTTAAACCAACAAGGTTAGGTTTGTTGTCGTGTTTGTTGATCCGAGAAGTGATCATGAGAATGACGAAGGCGGTGGCTAAAGCCGGATAAACCACCGCCTTTCCCATTTTAGAAGCACCGAAAGGAGGAAAGGAAATATTTTGTTAAGGAGAAAGGATGAATAGATAATAGAATTGtacaaaaatgacaaaaattgTCATCCTTTTTTAGGGCACAATAGGAGGTGAAAAAATTCTGTTGTTAACCGTTGGCAATGGGAGGCAAATAATTTAATAGCTTATTTAACTTATTGGTAGATATTGCAAACAACTATAGTCTAGTTATTTTTGTGTAGTTTGGGTTCATTAATATTGAGTGATTCTTATCTATACTACATGTAAAGTATTGGATgataacatattattatatttttttaaaaaaattaataaattattaattaagaggttaaattataaatttatttaaaataaacatctattactaatttgaaataataatttatagaaAGTACAATTACTTTATTAATAAGAGGATTTCTTACCTAAATAATGTAATAGTAGTTTATTTGTCAGATGATTATTGCTTAACCAAATTAATGTTATAAGAAAACTTCTAGCTCATTCTCAATAAATATATGATCATTACTTAATAACCAGATTATAATCTATCATTCAATTAAAAAGGAATTAAAGGAATTTACCAATGAGTGTAAATCTGAATGACACCCTTGAGCATGAAAATTCACATTTAAACAAAGAATAACACTTAAGTCTGCGACTAGATCGCTACAGAAATATCATTTAAAAGAGATGCATTTTTCGGTTGTATATTCATATCAAAATaactaaagtaaataaaataaaatatgtatcttATGTGATCAAAATTGCCTTCTTTGCCTCCTCTTCTAGCCAAACTATGTTTTCAGGTCACACATGACGCGGATATCCACACTGACAAGCGGTAATAGCAACATAACCAAGAAAATGCTTACCACTGTCTCCTCTACAAGTCGGCAAAAAAGCTGTTCGTTTTGCTACTAGTTGGTGCGTTTTTTCTCTTGTTGCCtgcaaacataaaaaaaatcgaatCATATGCAGCAGAAACCTAAATGATTTCAGCAGCAGAAACCTAAATGACATTTCAACATATACTCATGACAGAGACAGATGTCATACATCACGAAGAAATCAAAATGGAGGAAGTCGAGAAAGAATggggaaaaaaaataaaactagacAAAAGTCACCTCAACATATTCAAGTGTCCTTAATATGTATAATTCAAAATAAGTTCTTTCCCGATGAAAAGACACGACATATATCGTTTCTTAGTTTGGGACATGATATTTACTGGATAGTGAAATACTAGGTAAGCAATGTTTCTATATTTCAGAGTATTATGGAACTATCTCAATAGAAGGATTTGATCTTTCTGACAGTTGCAGATGaaatttttttgaacaaaaatgtattaaattttgtaattgatatttgaagaatgaaacaaatctatCTCCATCATTATGCAATATAAGCTTAAAGATtcacaaattaaatttatgaacctatccaatcaaattttaaaaaatctaacacagttttctctctcttctcacAATTTGCTCTCTTCTCATTTTTCTAATATTCGATTGGAAACgtccatgaatttttcatgaacCAGATCTGGGTAAGAATTTCCCGTGTTTcaaataagaaattaaaaaacagaagaaaaagaaaaaagccAGAGAGAGAAAATATTCTATACCACTTTTGGATTTGGGAGGATTAGAATCAACATCCATCTCATCACTATCATTGTCACTTGCAACATCTTGATCCTTTTGAGCATCTTCAGAAGGTTGCAACAAATCATCTAAATCCCAAAGCTGaatgataaaagaaaatataaagctCGAGTTAGGAAAATTTTGAGGGAAAAAAAACTTAAGAAAATGTTTGTGGCTTGATTGTACCTTCAACATATGGTCATGTGATATACTGCCAAGAAACTTCCTGTCGTGCGAAAACGCTAGAAGAACAAACCCAAACAAGCTTGTTATAATAGGTAAAACACATGTTCAGTTGAAGAAAGAAATTTTGAAGAATATTAATACAAAAAGGGTTTACTTAAAGATTACTAAATAAATAGATCTCTATCTAGCATTGGCTGGTGTACTGCCAGAAGTACGAcgtaaaaatcaaaaaatatatggACAAAAACCCCCTGAACATTAGTTATGTGATAGGCAAATATAGCTGATGTAAAGTTGCAACGAAGAAAATACGTAGAAAATACCTAGGCGCTCAATGGGATACTCTGAATGCTCAGCAATTGGTTGGATGATTCTGTTTGGTAATATGCCAACCAGACTGCCATGTATTTAGAAAATACAAAAgcaataagaaacaaaaaaaaaatcagagaaGGAAAAAATAAGATGAAGTGTGATCCGATGGAATGAAAAATTGCTCACATTCAGTACATTCTCACCTGATGAGTCCATTCTCAGATCCAGTAATGACTCTGTCTTCGTCAAGCTAAAATGAAAAAGGTATATGTGTTTATTtccatatataaaaaataaattgataaaacaccaaaaaaaaaagctaaagaAAAGTGAAAATTAACTAACTAACCTTCAAAAGAGCATCAACAGAGTTTGGAGAGAGAGCAACAAAACGATCACTggatatcaaaaaaaattcattcagCATATCTCAAGAAGCACGAAACAAACATGCAATGCACACACAAATGATGTACTGAGAGACGAGATTTCCACTTGACATTATCATTTTCATGAAACGAAAATATTGTCATGACTATTTTGTGTTTCTACTATTCATTCTTGTGGAATAAGAATACCTGCAGTCCTTGAAAAATCCCCATGAATATAGTAACAGCGTCCCACTTTCTGATCCACATATCACCTTCCGACCATTCTGGCAACCACAATTTACAGGTTATAGTACAAGAAGTATTACGATAATCAATTGATATCTTTGTTTTAACCACAATTTACATGTTACAATACATGAAGTATCACAACAATGAATATCTTTGCCTGTCTAATTGGTTAACAATGACTTTCATCAGTTAAAATATTTACGTGCTAATGCCTAAAATACATTTATGTTACTTGCACATCATTCCCCATAAACAATAGTATTTCACTCTTTTGAAGAGAGTAAACGTCTTAACCATTAAgtaatctatttttattttttcttcccCGCATGTGCAACTTA
This window contains:
- the LOC126686289 gene encoding uncharacterized protein LOC126686289; its protein translation is MGKAVVYPALATAFVILMITSRINKHDNKPNLVGLNRRLGNPFPIPTFDPLVVTIHRVAEAKGLSEQGDPGHRIDTNVVVEAAGDAHEYVSDDGALNMTRRLMFLFPFIDNAPKDGKVNFEELQNWNKEQAVERLIYRTEKEMELHDKDDDGNISFSEYFPQFSKEHIEKNSVAHGEAGWWMIQFKNADVDQDDFLDTDEFNDFLHPEDSSNEEIQKWILKEKIRLLDDDGDKQINFAEFSTHVYSVYKIYGEFEAIKNNLSTPEEKFEALDTNKDEFLDVKELLPMLSYLKPGELSYARYYASYLIQQADDNGDGYLSLEEMLDHEHTFYTTVYDNVDLYGDDDHFHDEL